One segment of Macaca fascicularis isolate 582-1 chromosome 4, T2T-MFA8v1.1 DNA contains the following:
- the RWDD2A gene encoding RWD domain-containing protein 2A isoform X2 → MPHSYPYVALQLFGRSSELDRHQQLLLNKGLTSYIGTFDPGELCVCAAIQWLQDNSASYFLSRKLVYEPSTQAKPVKNTFLRMWIYSHHIYQQDLRKKILDIGKRLDVTGFCMTGKPGIICVEGFKEHCEEFWHTIRYPNWKHISCKHAESVETEGNGEDLRLFHSFEELLLEAHGDYGLRNDYHMNLGQFLEFLKKHKSEHVFQILFGIESKSSDS, encoded by the coding sequence ATGCCTCACAGCTACCCCTATGTAGCATTGCAGCTGTTTGGACGGTCATCTGAACTTGACAGACATCAGCAGCTACTTCTCAACAAAGGTCTCACTTCTTACATAGGGACTTTTGATCCAGGTGAGCTCTGCGTATGTGCAGCAATCCAGTGGCTACAGGACAACAGTGCATCTTATTTCCTGAGCAGAAAGCTTGTGTATGAACCATCTACACAAGCAAAGCCAGTCAAGAACACATTCCTCCGAATGTGGATCTACAGTCACCATATATATCAGCAGGACCTAAGGAAAAAGATTTTGGATATTGGGAAAAGGTTAGATGTGACTGGATTTTGCATGACAGGAAAGCCTGGTATAATTTGTGTGGAGGGTTTCAAAGAGCACTGTGAGGAGTTCTGGCACACAATTAGGTACCCCAATTGGAAGCACATTTCTTGTAAGCATGCCGAAAGCGTGGAGACAGAAGGAAATGGTGAGGACCTGCgccttttccattcttttgaagAATTACTCCTTGAGGCCCATGGTGACTATGGATTAAGGAATGACTATCACATGAATCTGGGCCAGTTCTTAGAATTTCTCAAGAAGCACAAAAGTGAGCATGTTTTTCAGATACTATTTGGTATTGAAAGCAAAAGTTCAGACTCGTAA
- the RWDD2A gene encoding RWD domain-containing protein 2A isoform X1, whose translation MSASVKESLQLQLLEMEMLFSMFPNQGEVKLEDVNALTNIKRYLEGTREALPPKIEFVITLQIEEPKVKIDLQVTMPHSYPYVALQLFGRSSELDRHQQLLLNKGLTSYIGTFDPGELCVCAAIQWLQDNSASYFLSRKLVYEPSTQAKPVKNTFLRMWIYSHHIYQQDLRKKILDIGKRLDVTGFCMTGKPGIICVEGFKEHCEEFWHTIRYPNWKHISCKHAESVETEGNGEDLRLFHSFEELLLEAHGDYGLRNDYHMNLGQFLEFLKKHKSEHVFQILFGIESKSSDS comes from the exons ATGTCTGCTTCGGTGAAAGAAAGCCTTCAGCTTCAGCTACTGGAGATGGAAATGCTGTTTTCTATGTTTCCTAACCAAGGAGAAGTAAAACTTGAAGATGTAAATGCCCTGACGAATATAAAGAGGTATTTGGAAGGCACAAGGGAGGCGCTGCCGCCAAAAATCGAATTTGTAATTACGCTCCAGATTGAGGAGCCCAAG gTGAAAATTGATTTGCAAGTGACCATGCCTCACAGCTACCCCTATGTAGCATTGCAGCTGTTTGGACGGTCATCTGAACTTGACAGACATCAGCAGCTACTTCTCAACAAAGGTCTCACTTCTTACATAGGGACTTTTGATCCAGGTGAGCTCTGCGTATGTGCAGCAATCCAGTGGCTACAGGACAACAGTGCATCTTATTTCCTGAGCAGAAAGCTTGTGTATGAACCATCTACACAAGCAAAGCCAGTCAAGAACACATTCCTCCGAATGTGGATCTACAGTCACCATATATATCAGCAGGACCTAAGGAAAAAGATTTTGGATATTGGGAAAAGGTTAGATGTGACTGGATTTTGCATGACAGGAAAGCCTGGTATAATTTGTGTGGAGGGTTTCAAAGAGCACTGTGAGGAGTTCTGGCACACAATTAGGTACCCCAATTGGAAGCACATTTCTTGTAAGCATGCCGAAAGCGTGGAGACAGAAGGAAATGGTGAGGACCTGCgccttttccattcttttgaagAATTACTCCTTGAGGCCCATGGTGACTATGGATTAAGGAATGACTATCACATGAATCTGGGCCAGTTCTTAGAATTTCTCAAGAAGCACAAAAGTGAGCATGTTTTTCAGATACTATTTGGTATTGAAAGCAAAAGTTCAGACTCGTAA